One genomic segment of Virgibacillus doumboii includes these proteins:
- a CDS encoding DNA-3-methyladenine glycosylase family protein → MDKITIRTDDQAVKELSDVDLQMKKLVEIVGDIEVKMRPDLFKSLVRSMIGQQISVAAASAIFGRLEELLDYDITADAFFETSHEQLRSIGLSARKITYLGDLAEKVHKNKIELDKLHEQDNEKIIKQLTSIKGIGKWTAEMFLIFSLGRMNVLAVDDIGIQRGAKWLYEVDKSERRKILIDKEPIWNPHLTIASFYLWEVVHLDFERKYNSIDEIQGGK, encoded by the coding sequence ATGGATAAAATAACTATACGGACAGATGACCAGGCAGTTAAGGAGTTAAGCGACGTTGATTTACAAATGAAAAAGCTGGTGGAAATCGTTGGTGATATTGAAGTTAAGATGCGTCCTGATCTTTTTAAATCACTGGTACGTTCCATGATTGGCCAGCAAATTTCCGTTGCAGCAGCAAGCGCCATCTTTGGCCGGCTTGAAGAACTGTTGGACTACGACATTACAGCAGATGCATTTTTCGAAACTTCCCATGAACAATTACGTTCGATTGGCTTATCAGCACGAAAAATAACCTATCTAGGTGACCTTGCTGAGAAAGTTCATAAAAACAAGATTGAACTGGACAAGTTACACGAACAGGATAATGAAAAAATTATTAAACAATTGACAAGTATAAAAGGCATCGGCAAATGGACTGCTGAAATGTTCCTTATTTTTTCCCTGGGGAGAATGAATGTACTGGCAGTCGATGATATTGGAATCCAGCGCGGCGCAAAATGGCTGTACGAAGTCGATAAATCAGAACGGCGGAAAATATTAATCGACAAAGAACCGATTTGGAATCCGCATTTAACCATAGCTTCGTTCTATTTGTGGGAGGTTGTCCATCTCGACTTTGAACGAAAGTATAATTCAATTGACGAGATACAAGGAGGAAAATAA
- a CDS encoding SgcJ/EcaC family oxidoreductase, whose product MNDINDIKKLYEKLIDGWNNRNADQMAQLFTESGEQIGFDGSLLTGPDKIIKELSAIFDSHPTPPFISVVQEAHFIGEDSAILRAIVGMVPPDKTELDPDLNAYQTLVAVNRDGEWKVELFQNTPAQYHGRPEMVEEITQELKKHM is encoded by the coding sequence ATGAATGACATTAATGACATCAAAAAGCTTTATGAGAAATTGATTGATGGATGGAATAACCGGAATGCTGATCAAATGGCGCAACTGTTTACCGAATCCGGTGAACAGATTGGCTTTGATGGCAGTCTTTTGACAGGTCCGGATAAAATTATTAAAGAACTTAGCGCCATTTTTGACAGCCATCCAACACCACCGTTTATAAGTGTAGTTCAGGAAGCTCACTTTATCGGAGAGGACTCGGCAATACTGCGAGCCATCGTTGGAATGGTGCCACCTGATAAAACAGAATTGGACCCTGACTTAAACGCCTATCAAACTTTGGTTGCCGTCAACCGAGATGGCGAATGGAAAGTAGAATTATTCCAAAATACCCCTGCTCAATATCACGGACGACCGGAAATGGTTGAGGAAATTACGCAAGAATTAAAGAAGCATATGTAA
- a CDS encoding SDR family oxidoreductase, with amino-acid sequence MTNLQNKTAVVTGASSGIGAAIAEHLANEGANVVLAARRKEKLDELVESINKKGNGQAIAVETNVTEKEDVNRLSDKAEEAFGEIDIFVNNAGLMLLSQVQQGKTDEWDQMIDVNIKGVLYGINSVLPKMLERSAGHLVNVSSVAGHEVSKVNAVYAATKFAVRALSMGLEKELARTGVRITNISPGAVDTDLATHGSVDELKEKFNNSKRKLDVNDIARAVVYAVTQPDNVNVNEVTVRPV; translated from the coding sequence ATGACGAATTTACAAAATAAAACCGCAGTTGTAACAGGTGCGAGCAGTGGAATCGGTGCTGCGATTGCCGAACATCTGGCAAATGAAGGAGCTAATGTAGTACTGGCTGCCCGGAGAAAAGAGAAATTGGATGAACTTGTGGAATCAATTAATAAAAAAGGAAATGGACAGGCTATTGCAGTTGAAACAAATGTCACCGAAAAAGAAGATGTGAATCGGCTTAGTGACAAGGCTGAAGAAGCTTTCGGTGAGATTGATATTTTTGTTAACAATGCCGGACTGATGCTGCTTTCCCAGGTCCAACAGGGTAAAACAGATGAGTGGGATCAGATGATTGATGTAAACATTAAGGGTGTTCTTTACGGTATCAATTCTGTTTTACCTAAGATGCTGGAACGTTCAGCGGGACATCTTGTTAATGTCTCCTCAGTTGCGGGACATGAAGTTTCCAAAGTGAATGCTGTATATGCTGCAACCAAATTCGCAGTGCGTGCACTATCAATGGGACTGGAAAAAGAACTTGCCAGAACCGGTGTGCGTATCACAAATATTTCTCCTGGAGCGGTGGATACAGATCTTGCCACACATGGATCCGTTGACGAACTGAAAGAAAAATTCAATAACAGCAAGCGTAAACTGGATGTTAACGATATTGCACGTGCAGTTGTTTATGCAGTAACACAGCCTGATAACGTGAATGTGAACGAAGTAACGGTACGCCCTGTATAA
- a CDS encoding tubby C-terminal domain-like protein: MARLLVLFIFGFIGLSLRFILKGEFELNQLLLLILFPVASVIIFFIMKYQHNKDLAYKPVSDHNSLVTRLGDRVSTTKKLIYNGENQIGTYHRSYNSWWKRIVADIMDTPGQWYLNLTFEMLNGDQIKLQGINENKIRGNNSWIILWNDQEVGTIQTDYSFKNAKKLRESLYLEYDGKTYHYQSLSVKSKTEITLDHTPIATGERSSGFVYKLEVSDFHKDEEEILFMVYILFNYEFGQ, translated from the coding sequence TTGGCCAGATTATTGGTATTATTTATTTTTGGATTCATAGGACTATCCTTACGTTTCATTCTGAAGGGAGAGTTTGAACTCAATCAATTATTATTATTAATTCTGTTTCCTGTTGCGTCTGTAATCATATTTTTCATAATGAAATACCAGCATAATAAAGATCTTGCCTACAAACCGGTATCAGATCATAATTCTCTTGTAACACGCCTGGGTGACCGCGTTTCCACGACAAAAAAACTTATATATAACGGCGAGAACCAAATTGGTACATATCACCGTTCATATAACAGCTGGTGGAAGCGTATTGTTGCAGACATCATGGATACGCCCGGACAATGGTATCTTAATCTGACGTTTGAAATGTTGAATGGCGATCAAATTAAACTGCAGGGAATTAATGAAAATAAGATACGCGGCAACAATTCATGGATTATTTTGTGGAACGACCAGGAAGTTGGCACGATTCAGACGGATTACTCGTTCAAGAATGCAAAAAAACTTAGGGAAAGTCTCTATCTCGAATACGACGGCAAGACATATCATTATCAATCATTAAGTGTTAAGTCAAAAACGGAAATCACACTGGATCACACACCAATCGCAACAGGTGAACGCTCAAGTGGGTTTGTTTACAAACTGGAGGTTTCAGATTTCCATAAAGACGAGGAGGAAATATTGTTCATGGTCTATATTCTGTTTAACTACGAATTTGGACAGTGA
- a CDS encoding zinc-dependent alcohol dehydrogenase, with protein sequence MRAVTYQGKYSISVENVEFPKIQDSEDVIIKVTSTAICGSDLHLYQGNFPLPIGYMIGHEPMGIVEEVGKDVTKVKKGDRVVIPFTVACGQCPYCENHLEAQCDNSNPHYDSGGYFGYSEKFGNYPGGQAEYLRVPFGNFTPFLVPEDCELEDDSLLFLSDVLPTAYWSVENAGVKEGDTVVVLGCGPIGLMAQKFAWQKGASRVIAVDHIPFRLQHSKKMNRTEIFNFAEYKDMGEELKEITKGGADVVIDCVGMDGKKSPLEFVGQKMRLQGGTLGAIQIATKAVKKCGTVQLTGVYGGLYNMFPLGPFFSRNITLKTGQAHARSYMDKLYHQIVQGEIDPTEIITHHMILDDAADGYKMFNGKEDDCIKVVLRP encoded by the coding sequence ATGCGAGCTGTAACATATCAGGGCAAATATTCGATAAGTGTTGAAAATGTTGAGTTTCCAAAGATTCAGGATTCAGAAGACGTTATTATAAAGGTAACCTCAACGGCGATTTGCGGCTCTGATCTCCATTTATACCAGGGGAATTTTCCGTTGCCAATTGGATATATGATTGGTCATGAGCCAATGGGGATTGTCGAGGAAGTCGGTAAGGATGTAACAAAGGTTAAAAAAGGTGACCGTGTTGTCATCCCTTTCACCGTAGCCTGTGGTCAGTGCCCATATTGCGAGAATCACCTGGAGGCTCAATGTGACAATTCCAATCCGCATTATGATTCGGGTGGTTATTTTGGCTATTCAGAGAAATTTGGTAATTATCCGGGTGGACAGGCTGAGTACCTGCGCGTTCCATTTGGTAATTTTACGCCGTTTTTAGTGCCGGAGGATTGTGAATTGGAAGATGATTCCCTGTTATTTTTGTCGGATGTTCTGCCGACTGCATACTGGAGTGTTGAGAATGCTGGTGTGAAAGAGGGCGACACAGTTGTAGTTTTAGGCTGTGGCCCAATTGGACTGATGGCACAAAAGTTTGCCTGGCAAAAAGGGGCATCACGAGTGATTGCAGTTGATCATATCCCATTTCGACTCCAACATTCCAAAAAAATGAACCGGACTGAAATTTTCAATTTTGCCGAGTATAAAGATATGGGAGAAGAGCTTAAGGAAATAACAAAAGGCGGAGCAGACGTAGTGATCGATTGTGTCGGCATGGATGGCAAAAAGTCACCACTTGAATTCGTCGGGCAGAAAATGAGGCTGCAGGGTGGAACACTTGGTGCCATTCAGATTGCAACAAAAGCAGTGAAGAAATGCGGAACCGTCCAGCTTACCGGTGTTTATGGCGGACTCTACAATATGTTTCCACTCGGGCCATTTTTCAGCCGGAATATTACGTTAAAGACCGGGCAGGCCCATGCCAGGTCCTATATGGATAAACTTTATCATCAGATAGTACAAGGTGAAATTGATCCAACAGAAATCATCACGCATCACATGATTTTAGACGATGCTGCGGATGGGTATAAGATGTTTAATGGAAAAGAAGATGATTGTATTAAGGTTGTATTGCGGCCTTGA
- a CDS encoding Ger(x)C family spore germination protein yields the protein MRSKKYVLFFVLLLTGLIANFGMPKSIIDQILMITTVGYDYVEEDTIRSTVITPTYTPEKTVEDLLYTTTASMVYENREKLNAQASEELLSGKMEVALYNDEMAKRGLNDYIDHLLRDPGIGSGLYLGIVKGSTADFMSHVKSNKGAGIFLSDLLEHNIKDGSLPTTNLKMFSYAVSSKTYDPFLPMLGMKEGVPGLTALAFFDNDKLVETIPVEKGFIFKILYENIGEGQYNYVTEEYKTAIDNIQSTRDVHITKENGNYNVVFDVKFRGAVREYTGKKMTSRIPKIEKDLEKNFKKNALKLINKFQELNIDPLGIEEHVQSSSRSYDRKKFKEGYQDLPIDVKIKFTLVEIGVRR from the coding sequence ATGCGCAGTAAAAAATATGTTTTATTTTTTGTTCTCCTGTTAACAGGTCTCATTGCCAATTTCGGTATGCCTAAATCGATAATCGATCAGATTTTGATGATTACAACAGTAGGTTATGACTATGTTGAAGAAGATACCATTCGGTCAACCGTGATCACCCCAACGTATACCCCTGAAAAAACAGTAGAGGATTTATTATATACAACTACAGCTTCCATGGTATATGAGAACAGGGAAAAGTTGAATGCCCAGGCTTCTGAAGAACTTTTAAGCGGGAAAATGGAAGTAGCCTTGTATAATGACGAGATGGCTAAACGGGGGCTCAACGATTATATTGATCACCTTTTAAGAGATCCGGGGATAGGCTCCGGCTTATATTTGGGAATTGTAAAAGGGTCAACAGCTGATTTTATGAGTCATGTGAAAAGCAATAAGGGTGCAGGTATCTTTCTGTCAGATTTATTGGAGCACAATATAAAGGACGGAAGTTTACCGACAACCAACCTGAAAATGTTTTCCTATGCTGTCAGCAGTAAAACTTATGATCCATTTTTACCGATGCTGGGTATGAAGGAAGGAGTGCCGGGTCTTACTGCATTAGCTTTTTTTGACAATGATAAACTTGTTGAAACTATACCTGTTGAAAAGGGATTTATTTTTAAAATACTATATGAGAATATCGGCGAGGGACAATATAATTACGTGACAGAGGAATACAAGACAGCAATTGATAACATCCAGTCCACAAGAGATGTCCATATAACAAAAGAGAATGGAAATTATAACGTTGTATTCGACGTTAAATTTCGTGGGGCGGTTAGAGAATACACCGGAAAGAAAATGACTTCTCGAATACCTAAAATTGAAAAAGACCTGGAAAAAAATTTTAAAAAGAACGCACTGAAATTAATTAATAAATTTCAGGAATTAAATATTGATCCACTTGGTATTGAAGAACATGTACAGAGCAGCAGCCGGTCGTATGACAGAAAGAAATTCAAAGAAGGATATCAGGACCTGCCAATAGATGTGAAAATAAAATTTACTCTTGTAGAGATTGGTGTAAGACGATAG
- a CDS encoding GerAB/ArcD/ProY family transporter: MIKVSDQVPAFMVFFLITGAQIGVGVLGFQSIINKYAGHDAWISVIVAGLGLNIIIWIMYKILNNNDSPETDIVAIHRFTFGKWLGGFFTILFSVYLLFMTVVVLRTYAEIIQVWMFPYIKVWGLLLLIVPLMYYTISGKLRIVTGVCFLGVVYPFFLVFTILIPVKYSHITSILPVFDHSIIEIVQSSSLAILNFLGVATILVFYPFIRESQKSQRFAHYGNLYTTVLYVFICFVSYIYYSQSELENVIWATLGLWKIIELPIMARFEYFGIATLFFSILPNLVLYSWACTRTIHKLFNVSYKKTAAVVLVIVYFASIFFTGREGVNLLNNTIGKVGSVFLFIYIPALFLINFIRRKVKKNAQ; encoded by the coding sequence ATGATTAAAGTAAGTGATCAAGTCCCTGCATTCATGGTATTTTTCCTGATAACCGGTGCACAGATTGGTGTTGGTGTTCTTGGCTTTCAAAGTATCATAAATAAATATGCCGGGCATGATGCATGGATATCTGTAATTGTCGCGGGACTTGGTTTAAATATAATCATATGGATCATGTATAAGATTTTAAACAATAATGACAGCCCGGAGACAGATATTGTTGCGATTCACCGATTTACTTTTGGAAAATGGCTCGGGGGTTTTTTTACCATTCTATTTTCAGTATATTTATTGTTTATGACAGTGGTTGTGTTGCGTACCTATGCTGAGATTATCCAGGTTTGGATGTTTCCATATATAAAAGTATGGGGGTTGTTATTATTAATTGTTCCGCTTATGTATTACACTATCTCGGGTAAGCTGAGAATCGTTACAGGAGTCTGTTTCCTGGGGGTTGTCTATCCGTTCTTTTTGGTGTTTACGATTCTTATTCCAGTGAAATATTCACATATAACAAGTATTCTCCCGGTTTTTGATCACTCCATAATTGAGATCGTGCAGTCTTCATCATTGGCGATACTGAACTTCCTTGGTGTGGCAACCATACTTGTCTTCTATCCTTTTATCCGTGAATCCCAAAAGTCCCAGAGATTTGCGCATTACGGGAATCTGTATACGACTGTTTTATATGTCTTTATTTGCTTTGTTTCATATATTTATTACAGTCAGAGTGAGCTTGAAAACGTGATCTGGGCAACACTCGGACTGTGGAAAATAATTGAATTGCCGATTATGGCACGTTTTGAATATTTTGGGATTGCGACATTGTTTTTCAGCATATTGCCAAATCTCGTACTATACTCATGGGCATGTACGCGGACGATACACAAGCTATTTAATGTATCTTACAAAAAAACGGCGGCTGTAGTACTCGTTATTGTCTACTTTGCAAGTATATTTTTTACAGGCAGGGAAGGGGTAAACCTGCTGAACAACACAATAGGTAAAGTTGGTTCTGTATTTTTGTTTATTTATATTCCAGCGTTGTTTCTAATCAACTTCATTCGGAGAAAGGTGAAGAAGAATGCGCAGTAA
- a CDS encoding spore germination protein, which produces MKKNASEKKMQRDFEKFLEKMKQNADFNNYQFEHNENFMCLGYLKTAISQEKLEKFILPYVQQHDYSDLYELKSIIPVTQTQLIDKPEKVREMMIQGFVFVYMENVSTQYLLVPAQLAKTRQVSKPEVEFSVVGPKEAFVESIDVNLNLIRKRLNIPELNIEKLNVGTITKTEVAVVSIEGIVDEENVQTVLQRLKDLQIDQVIDSSYIHQTIADNQNSPFPQLLDTERPDRIAAILSEGKVAIFVDGSPHVLIGPTTLVEFFSAFEDYFLNWTLASAFRLIRLFAVFFSILITPLYVAVLTHHFELIPKSLLGPLVSSRTQVPFPPILEAVILELTIELLREAGARLPTKIGQTIGIVGGIVIGTAAVEAGLTSNVLLILIALAALGSFTTPVYQIGNTIRLFRFPLLLFAHVYGLLGVAICIGYIMVHLLKLTSLGRPFMEPIYPFRYKDLKDAMIRLPFNVQNKRPIQVRPTKVNRPTAHNDDK; this is translated from the coding sequence ATGAAAAAGAATGCATCAGAAAAGAAAATGCAACGAGATTTTGAAAAATTTCTTGAGAAAATGAAACAGAATGCCGATTTCAATAACTATCAATTTGAACACAATGAAAACTTTATGTGTCTTGGATATTTAAAAACTGCCATAAGCCAGGAAAAACTGGAAAAATTCATTTTACCGTATGTACAGCAACACGATTACAGCGATTTGTATGAACTGAAAAGTATTATTCCTGTCACCCAAACCCAGTTAATAGACAAACCAGAAAAAGTGCGAGAAATGATGATTCAGGGTTTTGTGTTTGTCTATATGGAAAATGTCAGTACGCAATACTTGTTAGTACCGGCGCAATTGGCAAAGACAAGACAGGTGTCTAAACCGGAAGTGGAATTCAGTGTTGTAGGCCCGAAAGAAGCTTTTGTTGAGAGTATTGATGTAAATTTAAATTTGATTCGAAAGCGACTTAACATCCCTGAGTTAAATATCGAAAAGTTGAATGTCGGTACCATTACAAAAACTGAAGTTGCGGTCGTATCCATTGAAGGGATAGTAGATGAGGAAAATGTACAAACTGTGCTTCAGCGATTAAAGGACTTGCAGATCGACCAGGTCATCGACAGTTCGTATATACACCAAACGATTGCGGATAATCAAAATTCACCTTTTCCGCAATTACTTGATACGGAAAGACCTGATCGGATTGCTGCTATTTTATCCGAAGGGAAAGTAGCCATTTTCGTCGATGGATCGCCACATGTTCTTATTGGACCGACAACTTTGGTGGAATTCTTTTCGGCGTTTGAGGATTATTTTTTAAATTGGACACTTGCCTCAGCGTTTCGTCTTATCCGATTATTTGCGGTTTTTTTCTCTATATTGATTACGCCGTTATATGTTGCGGTGCTTACACATCATTTCGAATTAATACCGAAATCCCTTCTTGGACCATTAGTCAGTTCCAGAACACAGGTGCCATTCCCACCAATCCTGGAAGCAGTAATTCTTGAACTGACAATTGAGTTACTTCGGGAAGCAGGTGCAAGGCTTCCTACTAAAATCGGTCAAACGATTGGTATTGTGGGTGGTATTGTCATCGGAACAGCTGCTGTTGAAGCGGGGCTGACGAGTAATGTACTGCTGATTCTAATTGCCCTTGCTGCATTAGGTTCGTTTACAACGCCGGTTTATCAGATAGGTAATACGATTCGTCTGTTCCGGTTCCCATTGCTGCTTTTTGCACATGTATACGGTCTTTTGGGTGTAGCTATTTGTATCGGATATATTATGGTTCACTTGTTAAAGCTGACATCGTTGGGACGACCATTCATGGAACCGATTTATCCGTTTCGGTACAAGGATTTAAAGGATGCAATGATCCGACTTCCGTTTAATGTACAAAATAAGCGGCCGATTCAGGTTCGTCCAACTAAAGTCAATCGGCCTACTGCACATAATGATGATAAATAG
- a CDS encoding DUF4179 domain-containing protein: MEKWEDQMRKMRNQETPDIVKQRVSETLDALPEKKKYSKLKYASLAAAIALSMLLGASAISPAFAETIKSLPIISTVTSYINDLGMKNGYEKGLSVPVDEQYEINGKKVAFTEVMYDGTDVYLGYLVSPGSLEEQRAALFNMRITVNGKQLGSSPSFKGEQRNDMVYAGRLKIRFIDEELPDQFKLGLHWEGTDAEFQVTKKGNTEVYAIDKSKRNDRMLINYNSVSFTPTATIIKFDEIAQSFSGYMVHYLVKDDTGRILKNTDFRGIGYGELYKDTDGTKKSIMEMSVFVEPLNEKPESLTVIPYLEHENKGSYEKNREQWKGKELKLSQGESGDVVVTDVVRNRDKITVKFETTGTDEYRQGRNLTIRDEDGNYFNPRLEQVGNQNYKKTFEGFPPESPVFLVTREEPDHIYLDDLKITLPIEE, translated from the coding sequence ATGGAAAAATGGGAAGACCAGATGAGAAAGATGCGTAATCAGGAAACACCTGATATTGTGAAACAGCGTGTTTCTGAGACGTTGGATGCTCTTCCGGAAAAAAAGAAATATTCCAAGCTGAAATACGCTTCATTGGCTGCTGCGATTGCGTTAAGTATGTTACTGGGAGCATCTGCAATAAGTCCTGCATTTGCGGAAACGATAAAGTCACTGCCGATTATCAGCACGGTTACAAGTTACATCAATGATCTTGGTATGAAGAATGGGTATGAAAAAGGGCTTTCCGTTCCTGTCGATGAGCAGTATGAAATAAATGGCAAAAAGGTAGCCTTTACAGAAGTAATGTACGATGGTACGGATGTTTACCTTGGCTATTTAGTGTCACCGGGGTCGTTGGAAGAGCAGCGTGCAGCACTCTTTAATATGCGGATAACTGTAAATGGTAAGCAGCTTGGATCTAGTCCCAGCTTCAAGGGTGAACAGCGAAATGACATGGTTTATGCTGGAAGGCTAAAGATTAGATTTATTGATGAAGAGTTACCTGATCAGTTCAAATTGGGACTCCACTGGGAAGGCACAGATGCTGAATTTCAAGTGACAAAAAAAGGGAATACGGAGGTCTATGCAATAGACAAAAGCAAACGAAATGACAGAATGCTGATTAATTACAACAGTGTTTCGTTTACACCAACTGCAACAATTATTAAATTTGATGAAATCGCTCAGTCATTCTCAGGATACATGGTCCATTATCTGGTTAAAGATGATACGGGAAGAATCCTGAAGAACACTGACTTCCGGGGTATAGGGTACGGCGAATTATATAAAGATACCGATGGAACGAAAAAATCAATTATGGAAATGAGTGTCTTTGTTGAACCTCTGAACGAAAAACCAGAATCGCTGACTGTTATTCCTTATTTGGAGCATGAAAATAAAGGTTCATATGAAAAGAACAGGGAACAGTGGAAAGGAAAGGAGTTGAAGTTATCACAAGGTGAATCAGGTGACGTCGTGGTCACTGATGTTGTCCGAAATCGTGATAAGATAACAGTGAAATTTGAAACAACCGGAACTGACGAATACAGGCAAGGCCGGAATTTGACCATCCGGGATGAGGACGGAAACTATTTCAATCCTAGGTTAGAGCAGGTCGGCAATCAGAACTATAAGAAAACGTTTGAAGGATTTCCGCCTGAATCACCAGTATTCCTTGTAACACGGGAAGAACCGGATCATATTTATCTTGATGATTTGAAAATTACACTACCAATAGAAGAATAA
- a CDS encoding sigma-70 family RNA polymerase sigma factor, with amino-acid sequence MDAVKEVKKAKKGNKASFEKLIYEYQDVMYRVAKSIVKRDEDCADAIQEAIYNAYRSIPNLREPQYFKTWLLRIVTNECYSIIRSRKKVVELKEWNEGFEEDKGFDAVEMELLLARLPQEDSEILGLFYINDLTIKDISGILDIPANTVKTRIRRAKQKLHHFLTETNKEVSGQWKNGKTR; translated from the coding sequence TTGGATGCTGTAAAAGAAGTAAAAAAAGCTAAAAAAGGCAACAAAGCATCATTCGAGAAACTGATTTATGAATACCAGGATGTGATGTACCGGGTGGCAAAATCAATTGTTAAACGGGATGAGGATTGTGCAGATGCAATCCAGGAGGCAATCTATAATGCGTACCGCTCCATCCCGAACTTACGGGAGCCGCAATACTTTAAAACGTGGCTGCTCCGGATCGTTACCAACGAATGTTATTCCATTATACGAAGCCGGAAGAAAGTGGTGGAGTTAAAGGAGTGGAACGAGGGCTTTGAGGAGGATAAAGGTTTTGATGCGGTAGAAATGGAATTGTTGCTTGCCCGTTTGCCACAAGAAGATTCAGAAATACTGGGGTTATTTTACATAAATGATTTAACAATTAAAGATATTTCAGGAATTCTCGACATTCCTGCGAATACGGTGAAAACACGAATACGTCGGGCAAAGCAAAAACTGCATCATTTTTTGACTGAAACGAACAAGGAGGTGAGTGGTCAATGGAAAAATGGGAAGACCAGATGA
- the dacB gene encoding D-alanyl-D-alanine carboxypeptidase/D-alanyl-D-alanine endopeptidase: MTVKNYSFGLLFLFLLVFMIGSATTDNSTAPANTSGERNAMAEQLDKFINNEPKLDGAIAGISIRQASNGEKIYEHMGDVRMRPASNMKLLTSAAALTVLGEDYTFSTEVLTSGSVKGNTLKGNLYLKGKGDPTLLPSDFDNFAKRIKESGIKVIEGDIVGDDTWYDDVRLSPDLIWSDEHWYYGAQISALTASPDKDYDAGTVIVEVTPEDVGNKPKVTVSPETGYVQVKNTALTAAAGTEEDLTLERVHGGNTITIEGEIPADSARVKEWMAVWEPTGYAMNLFKKSLKEQGITWTGKVKTGMAPQQAKVLFSDQSMPLAELLVPFMKLSNNTIAEILVKEMGKVVHNEGSWEKGLEVVEAELTKLGMNTDTILIRDGSGISHVNSIPPNEISKLLYKVQSLEWFDAYLKSLPAAGKEDRMVGGTLRYRMEDMDVQAKTGTIYGVSTLSGYVKTNSGDKIIFSIMLNNLMDEEDGPQIEDEIVKIIADR, translated from the coding sequence ATGACGGTGAAAAATTATAGTTTTGGCTTGCTCTTTCTGTTCTTATTAGTCTTTATGATAGGTTCTGCTACGACAGACAATTCAACCGCACCAGCTAATACTTCCGGGGAGCGGAATGCGATGGCTGAACAGCTCGACAAATTTATTAATAATGAACCAAAATTGGATGGTGCAATTGCTGGAATCAGTATTCGTCAAGCATCAAATGGAGAAAAGATCTATGAACATATGGGCGACGTACGGATGCGGCCGGCATCCAATATGAAACTGTTAACTTCTGCAGCAGCGTTGACTGTGTTAGGCGAGGACTATACGTTTTCCACTGAAGTGCTGACAAGCGGTTCCGTTAAAGGTAATACATTGAAAGGTAATCTTTATTTAAAAGGAAAGGGAGATCCAACGTTACTCCCTTCCGATTTTGATAACTTTGCAAAACGGATTAAGGAAAGCGGCATTAAAGTGATAGAAGGAGATATCGTCGGGGATGACACGTGGTATGATGATGTTCGACTCTCCCCTGATTTAATCTGGAGTGATGAGCATTGGTATTATGGTGCTCAAATTTCGGCACTAACCGCTTCACCGGATAAAGATTATGATGCGGGTACGGTAATTGTTGAGGTAACCCCCGAGGATGTTGGAAACAAACCGAAAGTAACAGTATCTCCTGAGACAGGTTACGTCCAAGTGAAAAATACTGCGTTAACTGCGGCTGCTGGTACAGAAGAAGATTTGACACTGGAACGAGTGCATGGCGGGAATACGATTACAATTGAAGGTGAAATCCCTGCCGATTCAGCACGTGTTAAAGAATGGATGGCAGTCTGGGAGCCAACCGGATATGCGATGAATTTATTTAAAAAATCGCTTAAGGAACAGGGAATCACCTGGACTGGTAAGGTAAAAACAGGTATGGCTCCGCAACAAGCAAAAGTTCTTTTTTCCGATCAATCAATGCCACTCGCTGAATTGCTCGTGCCATTTATGAAATTAAGCAATAATACGATTGCTGAAATTTTGGTAAAAGAGATGGGAAAAGTTGTACATAATGAAGGCAGCTGGGAAAAAGGGCTGGAAGTTGTTGAAGCGGAATTGACCAAGCTTGGGATGAATACCGATACAATACTAATCAGGGACGGGTCCGGAATTTCGCACGTTAATTCAATTCCTCCCAACGAGATTTCAAAACTGTTATATAAGGTGCAGAGTCTGGAATGGTTTGACGCTTATCTGAAATCACTACCTGCAGCCGGAAAAGAAGACAGGATGGTTGGAGGAACATTGCGATACCGGATGGAGGATATGGATGTTCAGGCTAAAACCGGAACCATCTATGGTGTCAGCACGTTGTCGGGCTATGTGAAAACAAACAGCGGGGACAAGATTATTTTTTCAATCATGCTGAATAACTTAATGGATGAGGAAGACGGGCCTCAAATTGAAGATGAAATCGTGAAAATCATTGCGGATAGATAA